One Archocentrus centrarchus isolate MPI-CPG fArcCen1 chromosome 14, fArcCen1, whole genome shotgun sequence DNA window includes the following coding sequences:
- the LOC115791895 gene encoding odorant receptor 131-2-like — MSSISPSLTNITVQDQRFAEEVMISVLTTLPSCVFLVINGIMLFTLRSKPVFRETCCYVLLYNLLFADTVQLGQSQVHFLLAVFQIKVSYPVCTFIIIFTHLTTVVSPLTLVVMPLERYVAVCYPLRHAAIITIRNTGAAVTVIWTISFLNIIIRTLLFLELFEKLDSLEVKGLCSDIAILLGSKSDHYDKAFTSFVFVSAGVAVMFSYIGVILAARSASTDKALAHKARNTLVLNLIQLCLSLSSTIYYPLLISLSMIVTRLILFRIQTVFYMFFVILPRCLTSLIYGLRDQTIRPVLTYYLCCRLILPVVENKA; from the coding sequence ATGTCAAGTATATCTCCATCTCTCACTAACATCACTGTCCAAGATCAGAGGTTTGCAGAAGAGGTGATGATTTCAGTTCTAACTACACTTCCATCCTGTGTGTTTCTCGTCATTAATGGGATCATGTTGTTCACTCTGAGGAGTAAACCGGTGTTTCGTGAGACCTGCTGTTATGTTCTTCTTTATAACCTCCTTTTTGCAGACACTGTACAGCTGGGACAGAGTCAGGTTCATTTTCTTCTTGCAGTTTTTCAAATAAAAGTGTCATATCCTGTATGTACTTTTATCATCATCTTCACTCATCTCACAACTGTGGTTTCTCCTCTCACACTGGTGGTGATGCCTCTGGAGAGATATGTTGCTGTGTGTTACCCACTGAGGCATGctgccatcatcaccatcagaaACACAGGGGCAGCTGTCACTGTGATTTGGACAATCAGTTTTCTAAACATTATTATTCGAACTCTGTTGTTTTTAGAACTATTTGAAAAGTTGGATAGTTTAGAGGTGAAAGGCCTTTGTTCTGATATAGCTATACTGCTTGGGTCAAAGTCTGATCATTATGACAAAGCTTTCactagttttgtgtttgtgtctgctggAGTGGCAGTCATGTTCTCTTATATTGGTGTGATATTAGCAGCCAGGTCGGCCTCCACTGACAAAGCTTTAGCCCATAAAGCTCGTAACACACTGGTGTTGAATCTGATACAGCTGTGCCTCAGCCTCTCCTCAACTATTTACTACCCACTGTTGATATCTCTTTCAATGATTGTTACAAGATTAATACTTTTCCGcattcaaactgttttttatatgttttttgttatcttacCCAGATGTCTGACTTCCCTCATCTATGGACTAAGAGATCAGACTATCAGACCTGTCCTCACATACTATCTATGCTGTAGATTGATACTCCCAGTGGTAGAAAACAAAGCATGA